AACATATCCCCTTATAGACGATTGCATTAAAACGAATTTCATTCCCTTGCCATGGCAACCGTGCGAGCACGGTGCACCCTCTTCTGTTGCTACACGGCGGTAATTGTTCGATAATGCGTTTGGCGCTTTGGCGCTTTCGATGTTGATGAGCGTCACTAGTGTGCCGCAGACAAACATCAAGTTCCACTAGTTGCAACGTTAACCGTGGAACTGCAAGATGGAATAGAATTTCTATATCCTAGCACGGACCCATGAACTGAATTAAACGCCTTGTGCTTGGCGTGAGGGAGGAAAAGTGCACACACAGACGAGGACTGGTGCACGCCGCAGCACCAGTGGCAGCAGACgcggaggaagggaggaagggagggagagaTTCATGCTTCTCTCTGCGTGCACATAAATGAAAGTCACGGCTCTAGTCTCCTCTAATGTGGGattgctgtgtgtgtttttttttttttttttttttttttttacttcgttttcccacaaacattttttgtcgtGTCTCACAACTTTGGCTGTGGCTTCATATAATAtgacactgctattttttttttctttttggtggaAGAAGACTGGAGCCAATATCGGCGCGCCAGCTGACTCGTCAATGAGACTGTGTTATGGAGCTAAATGAAGAGGAGACTTGAATCCTAAGGATTCTCCTGCAGCCGACACTGGTGTGGTGTAGCAAAATCCATGTTTGCACCAAAACCGGAGCCCGAAGAAGGGCTATGGGCgtgatatatttttaattgtattttttgttgttgccgaATGCGTTGGCGTTTACAGGCATCTGAACGGTAAGGGGATTATTATTAACCCAACGAACGAGACGTACGCTTTAGAATGAGCCAGATCTGTCCAAGGTCCTGAAATGGTGTGAAGTTGATTTCTCCCTTAATATAGATGTGTGCAGTCGAAATATTGTTCTCTGTGTATGCTCAAGGCAATTTTACGCATTGCaaaatgcacgcacacacatgcacacgtgtaCGCACAAATACATGTACACGCATACATTTTACAAGGATGTTATGAATGTCATGATTCACCGAATATAAGTCCACATCGACGGGTAGCCAGTAAATGCCAAGCGTGTGTTGCTGGTGTGTGAGACGGCGTAGATTTGGGGATGTTTGTTGCGCTGGTTTGTTAAGATTTTGTGTTGTTTCAAGGAGGAGGGGAAGgggtgatgtgtgtgtgtgtgtgtgtgtggtgtgtgtgtgtgtgtgtgtgagagaaggCAAGAGGGAGAAGGAAACTATCAAGGCTTCCATAAAGCTGATGTCAGTTAGACTACATGATTACCAAATGTTTTACCTCCTTAATAAAATACAGTGGGATAAATTGCCTTttgattgactttttttgtgtggtacAACGGGCAAAAAAACTAATGCCAGCATTTCCATCTCTTGATTCTTTTTTAAGAGGGTCACCCTAGCCCATTTGTTCATTGGATCGGATTGTTTTCATGTTACTTATATTTTGAACATTGCTATCACCTTAAATTCAGGATGGGGTTGGATGACAAGATCACTCCCGCTTATGTCTGGTAGGCGTGAAGAGTGATTAATCTTATGGCAATCAGGGTTACGATTGTGTTCTCTACTTGAAAAACTCAATAATGTATGAGTACACAATATAATCAAAAATACTTACAGTATGTCTGGATGGATAGACGCTCACATAAGTGGACTTAATGACATTTTAGCTGACAGGTGTTATTGTGTGCTCTCAtccgtaaaaataaataaataaaataaatgtataatgtaGCAATTTTGAAGCATTAATGTGGTTTGAGTTTTGGGGAAGACTTAAAATTAAACTAGGTGCTTTGGCTGCATAATGAACTCAAATTAGTAGGCCATCTTTAGTTTGCTTGTTCAAATGTTGGTCATGGAAGTTATACTGGGCAATTTATGCTTTTAATTGTGGCAGTTGTACATGTGTAAAACAGCACCCATCCTTTGTGTTTCCTTCTCTAGATGACACCCTATACTGACAACGTACTTGAGTGAGCTGGGGCACCTTCTCCCAGGAAACATGCATATCTGGGCCCTGAATATAATCCTTGTGGTTGCATCATCTCTGAGGCTGATCGAGATGTATGACAATTATGGGGAAATCTGCCGCAACCTGTGCACATGTGAGGAGAAAGAAGGCATCCTCACCGTCAGCTGCGAGAACCGCGGAATCATCAGAGTGACGGAGATCAGCCCAGTTCACTTCCCCACATACCACCTCCTGCTGACTGGAAACCTATTGAAAAAGCTGTCGGTCAATGATTTCATCAATTACACTGGAGTGGCCATTCTGCACTTGGGGAACAATGACATTTCAGAGATCGAATCAGGTGCCTTCAATGGACTCCAGGGATTAAAGAGGTTGCATCTGAATAACAACAAAATTGACATTCTGAGAGATGACACGTTTACAGGACTGGAGAGTTTGGAATATTTACAAATTGATTATAATTACATCAGCAACATTGAGCCCAACACCCTGAGCAAACTGCATCAACTCACGGTGATGATTCTGAATGACAACCTGCTCTCTTTCCTGCCCCccaatatctttcgcaatgtcCCCCTCACACACTTGGACCTGCGGGGGAACCGGTTAAAAATGTTCCCGTACATTGGTCTCCTGGAGCACATGGACAAGGTTGTGGAATTACAGCTGGAAGAGAATCCATGGAACTGTTCATGCGAGCTGATTGCTCTAAAGGCTTGGCTGGAGAGTATTGCTTACACGGCTCTGGTGGGGGAAGTCGTGTGTGAGACACCCTTCAGGCTACACGGGAGGGACCTGGAAGAGGTGTCCAAGCAGGAGCTGTGCCCAAGGAGGCCCCAAGAAGACTCTGTAAGGCCTGCGCCCCCTAGCAGCACCAACGGATATTACCAGACCACACCTGCTGCCGTCACAGCCTCTGCCACCTCGTCTGGTGTCTTTCGGTCCTCTTCCAGACCTACCAAGGGCACGCGACAATTTAACCGAACAAGGTTAAAGCCCACTTCTCGACTCCCAGGTGGTAGCCCTTACAACTACGGCCCCATTATTGCTTTTCAGACCAAATCGCCTGTGCCTTTGGACTGCCCCACTGCCTGCACGTGCAACCTACAGATATCTGAAATTGGGCTGAATGTCAATTGCCAAGAGAGAAAGATCGAAAGCATCTCTGACCTGAAACCCAAGCCATACAATCCCAAAAAGATGTATCTCACTGGAAATTACATCCCTGTGGTCCGGAGATCAGATTTTGTCGACGCCATTGGATTGGATTTGCTTCACCTTGGAAACAACAGGATAACTGTGATCCATGACAGGGCTTTTGGGGATTTAACAAATCTGCGTAGGCTGTATTTAAATGGTAATCTCATGGACAGGCTCACaggggaaatgttttttgggttgcagaacttgcaatatctttatttagagtacaataaaatCAAGGAGGTTGATGTGAGCACATTTCGCTACCTTACCAATCTCCAGTTGCTATTTCTCAATAATAACGTCCTAAAAACATTACCAGTGGGAATTTTTTCCAGCCTCTCCTTATCTCGACTTAATCTGCGCAACAATCATTTCCAAAATCTGCCTGTAAGTGGTGTTTTGGATCAGCTCAAGCTACTGGTGCAAATAGATCTCTTTGAAAACCCCTGGGACTGCACCTGTGATATAGTGGGAATGAAGATATGGCTTGACCAGCTCAGTGCAGGCACTGTCATCAGTGAAGTCATGTGTGAGACACCCAAACGCCATGCAAAAATGGACCTTCACTCAATCTCATCGGAGAAATTGTGCCCTGACTTCTTTAATACCTATATCTCACCAACCTCCCTGACCGAGGAGCCATTAGACGACCGGGTCGTCCCTACAGATGCCCCACACAAGTTCAACTCCCCTAGCAGCACTGTCCCCCTCTCAGTCCTAATTCTGAGCCTCTTGCTTGTCTTCATCATGTCAGTTTTTGTGGCAGCAGGTCTTTTTGTTGTGGTGATGAAGAAGCGCAAAAAATCACAGAGTGACCGCACTAGCACGAATAACTCTGATGTCAGCTCCTTCAATTTGCAGTACAGCCTCTACAGCAATCGTTCAGGCCCGAAAGTGAAGGCACCAGTAGGTCACGTCTATGAGTACATCCCGCATCCGATGGGTCACATGTGCAAAAACCCCATTTACAGATCGAGGGAAGGAAATGCAGTGGAGGATTACCGAGACCTTCACGAGCTCAAGGTGACTTACAGGAGTACCCCAGATGGGGAGAGGAACCGAAGCATGATGAGGAGCCCTGCGTACAGTGTTAGCACCATTGAACCACGGGACAACCCCTCCCCAGTCCAGGATGCGGACCATTTCTTCAGGGGAATCCTTGAGGCTGACAAGCAGTCCCCTCATCAATCGATCTCATCCCTCCCAGTGGGGCCAAATTTAGAGTACAAGTACACAGGGCCGGTGTCATATACCTATAATCCCAATTTTGATGTCAGGCGCCAGTTCTTGCACCCAGACAGGATAAGAGAAACGGTAATGTATGGCACCTCACCCAGTACTGTTTACATGGAGCCCAACAGAAACGAATACTTGGAGCTAAAAGCAAAACTGCAGTCTGAGCCTGATTACCTCGAAGTTCTTGAGAAACAGACCACCTTCAGTCAGTTCTGAGCCGCAGTTATTCGTGCAATTAAGCATTTTGTCCCATTTAAACGCTTCGGGAAACTCAGTTTCTTGGGTGCCTTGGCACAAACAAGGACAAGCAGGAGAAAAGTGAACGAGTCCTGCGGGGTGTGCCgaacaatcttcttcttcttcttcttcttcttcttttttgtgtgcaacAGGACATTACAAATATGGTGAATGAACACAATTGCTAACAAATgatgtaaaattttatttttatatagcaATGATGACAAATTTGAAGTGTATAGGCATACCCAGCTTCAAATTCAGGAACATAACCACTTATAGGGTATTctgtgaaagtaaaaaaaaaaaaaaagatgttgataCAATCACTCCTGGACTAAACaagggaaaaaatataaacaagtaaacaaaaaaatgtacagcagATGATAAAACTGTGTGGAATTAATTTCTGCTGTAGTCTGTAAGTAAGTATTTATTGATATAACCTGCCATGTCTTTTCAATATCAAATTTTTGATTCTACATTAACATAACCTGTGTCATCACCATTTtctggaggaagaaaaaaaggctttttttcattttattcccaGTAGGTTGGCATTGTAAAGTGGCTTTCTAGTTTTTGAGGGAAGTGGCAAACccctaatattaaaaaaaaacaaaaaaaaaatgtcaattgatgagaaagaagaaaaaagtgtcTTTGTATGGTTTCTGCACTTTTCTGGAATTTGAAGTCAAGTTCACAAACTCTCATACAAAAGGAGATtaatatattaaaatgaattGGGGTATTCATTCTTAATATATAGCTATCCAAACAAAAAATTCCTACATGATATTTGAAGTTttgattatgttgtgtaatgATGCTATTTTAGTCTATGTAACACCTATTTTTATACAAGCATTGGCAGAATCTCTATCCCTTATCGAGTCTATGTTTTGGATTGCTTTGCACTTCTTGCACTATATTGACCAAACTATGTTGTTGTCATCAAATAAACATGATGTCGGTTCTCATGATATGAGTGGTACAAGGTTGTTGGTGATAACATGAGGAGCTCGGGGTTAGGGTTGGCCTACATTGGGTTACAAAAACGCCCACGTATGTTTTACATGATGTAAGTATAACAATTTGTACCTTTCCCAGGTACCCAAAAGGCTACCGGAATGCTCTCAAGCTAAAAGGGCAGGTGCCAAGGTTAGAAAAGTGATACTTTAAGATAATAATTTTCTGTGACATAACCGCATGCCCCTAAagttccatttccattttccaagccacttatcctcaagagggtgaCAGGAGCGCCgtagcctaacccagctaacgGTTTGTGAAaggtggaccacaccctgaaccagttaccactcagtcacagggcacaaatgATCCCACGCCACCCACGCCAAAGTCAAGcgtgtgtatcactacaccatcagtgacctcccCCTAAGGTTCCATACAGCACTATTAgtgttaatgaaaaaactgcCATTGTCAACTTTTAATAATCAAATAATCCAATAACCCCAATACAAATACATCTTattgtggatggatgatgatgtactgtagtatctgtgattCATTGTGGAACCATGTATTCCAATTAATTAGTATGATGGCAAGCTTAATACGTAAGAGCAAGCCAAGATCAGGGGATCAGATGttagattatttttgtttttcattcttttaaatAGATGTTAAGAACCATGTACTGCTTTGAATTTGCTGCTTTTTCAGCACACATTATTTTAATGCAATGTGTAAACATCCCGTGCTCTGGGTTTTCGGAAATGAACTGCGTAAGAACTTGACCCACATAAATTCAATGCATAAGTAGGTATATAAAAATGCAGCATGCAGATGTGACAAGCAGGAATTATTTGAATCCTGTCGGCTAGTTCTCTGTATGTCATTTTTCCTTTGTTCAACGTGGTTACGTTTGTGTAGCAAATGAGCCGCCGTCGTTTCATGAATGGCCTAAAGAAAGCAGAAGGCACCATTTGGGAGATGAGGAGTCCTGGAACTGAGTGTAACTGTAGACATGTCACAGACATGTAGCAGGGGCAGTGAATCATAGCCAGgaaatgtgtatgtgtttgtgtgcgcgcgcgcacatATCTGTTTGCGCGTATCTGTCTGTGCGTGTGCTGGGCTTTGAGATCGTTTTGTCTGACAGATTCTGACATGGATGCATTGTTTttcttatactgtatatttaaattttttagtTTGTATTATGCCATTACTTGAAAAATACCGGATGCTGTTTAAAATGTGCCACGTGTGTGCCAGCCTGAAAGTCAAGTTTTATTACTGTTAGAAGCAAATGACCTGACCAGAGTTGCAAgttatgtgtctgtgtgtggagtCCTTCCAGTTAAAATAATGCTTTTAATCAGCCAATGGGCTTTTCAGGCCTGAACATAAATGGATGCACAAAAGGTGGTTTTATGATCCCCTTCCTTTAATCTCTCAAAAGCTTTGAGTTTGTTTCGCTGTTCTGTTGTGTTGCTCTCCAATATAGTCAGTTGTTCCAGTGGTTTAGGAATAACTGCTACAGAGTGAGACtttattatttgaaaaacacttAATCCGCTTGAAGAAAAGCATAGCCTGTGGTGAAATATGTGAGTGCTGCCTCATGCAAGAGCACCATAATATAAAGCATGTATTCTGG
This DNA window, taken from Syngnathoides biaculeatus isolate LvHL_M chromosome 2, ASM1980259v1, whole genome shotgun sequence, encodes the following:
- the LOC133495779 gene encoding SLIT and NTRK-like protein 5, whose translation is MHIWALNIILVVASSLRLIEMYDNYGEICRNLCTCEEKEGILTVSCENRGIIRVTEISPVHFPTYHLLLTGNLLKKLSVNDFINYTGVAILHLGNNDISEIESGAFNGLQGLKRLHLNNNKIDILRDDTFTGLESLEYLQIDYNYISNIEPNTLSKLHQLTVMILNDNLLSFLPPNIFRNVPLTHLDLRGNRLKMFPYIGLLEHMDKVVELQLEENPWNCSCELIALKAWLESIAYTALVGEVVCETPFRLHGRDLEEVSKQELCPRRPQEDSVRPAPPSSTNGYYQTTPAAVTASATSSGVFRSSSRPTKGTRQFNRTRLKPTSRLPGGSPYNYGPIIAFQTKSPVPLDCPTACTCNLQISEIGLNVNCQERKIESISDLKPKPYNPKKMYLTGNYIPVVRRSDFVDAIGLDLLHLGNNRITVIHDRAFGDLTNLRRLYLNGNLMDRLTGEMFFGLQNLQYLYLEYNKIKEVDVSTFRYLTNLQLLFLNNNVLKTLPVGIFSSLSLSRLNLRNNHFQNLPVSGVLDQLKLLVQIDLFENPWDCTCDIVGMKIWLDQLSAGTVISEVMCETPKRHAKMDLHSISSEKLCPDFFNTYISPTSLTEEPLDDRVVPTDAPHKFNSPSSTVPLSVLILSLLLVFIMSVFVAAGLFVVVMKKRKKSQSDRTSTNNSDVSSFNLQYSLYSNRSGPKVKAPVGHVYEYIPHPMGHMCKNPIYRSREGNAVEDYRDLHELKVTYRSTPDGERNRSMMRSPAYSVSTIEPRDNPSPVQDADHFFRGILEADKQSPHQSISSLPVGPNLEYKYTGPVSYTYNPNFDVRRQFLHPDRIRETVMYGTSPSTVYMEPNRNEYLELKAKLQSEPDYLEVLEKQTTFSQF